One genomic window of Streptomyces sp. NBC_01276 includes the following:
- a CDS encoding ice-binding family protein encodes MALDVIRSAPPDASPQRSLLKRGAFALLPAALLASAALVPNLAHAAESTVGLGTATSYAVLAGSTITNTNPTIINGDLGLYPGTSVTGFPPGIVNGVQRVFPNAAAGQAKSDLVVAYDDAAGRGPGTVLAAAEIGGLTLAPGVYTAPSFVQLTGTVTLDGQNDPNSVFIFRIPSTLTTAPASVVAFINGASACNVFWQVGSSATIDTTTQFKGNILALQSITLNNSAVIQGRALARNGAVTMDNNTITRPDCAVGPPGPSGPPGPSGPPGPTGSPGPTGSPGPTGAPGPTGSPGPTGAPGPTGSPGAPGAPGAPGAPGAPGAPGAPGNPGAPGAPGAPGNPGAPGAPGAPGPDGAPGAPGAPGAPGAPGPTGAPGPTGSPGAPGAPGPDGAPGAPGAPGAPGAPGPTGAPGPTGSPGAPGAPGAPGAPGSPGAPGPTGSPGAPGAPGAPGAPGSPGAPGPTGSPGAPGAPGPTGPAGPTGPVGPTGPAGPKGPRGDKGEKGHHGHDKDEHGNHDHDKDEHGKDEHGDHDHDQDEGEGDNGQGDHDEGKPPWANFLPNGQAEAPGHAGPGHAAKSVNFAHVSAATSQQPAGAGSSSGTGITAASAAALAFVGGSVVFTRRRMRRGTTTRQE; translated from the coding sequence ATGGCATTGGATGTCATCCGGTCGGCTCCACCCGACGCAAGCCCTCAACGCAGTCTGCTCAAACGGGGAGCCTTCGCCCTGCTCCCCGCAGCGCTCCTGGCGTCGGCCGCCCTGGTCCCGAACCTCGCTCACGCCGCGGAATCCACCGTGGGGCTGGGGACCGCCACCAGTTACGCGGTTCTGGCCGGTTCGACGATCACCAACACGAACCCCACCATCATCAACGGCGACCTGGGGCTCTATCCGGGCACATCGGTGACCGGCTTCCCGCCCGGCATCGTCAACGGGGTGCAGCGCGTGTTCCCCAACGCCGCTGCCGGTCAGGCGAAGTCCGACCTCGTCGTCGCCTACGACGACGCGGCAGGACGGGGACCCGGGACCGTGCTCGCTGCGGCCGAGATCGGCGGACTGACGCTGGCGCCCGGCGTCTACACCGCCCCGTCGTTCGTGCAACTCACCGGGACGGTCACACTCGACGGCCAGAACGATCCCAACTCCGTCTTCATCTTCCGGATCCCCTCGACCCTGACCACGGCTCCGGCGAGTGTCGTGGCCTTCATCAACGGAGCAAGTGCCTGCAACGTGTTCTGGCAGGTGGGCAGCTCCGCCACCATCGACACGACCACCCAGTTCAAGGGCAACATCCTGGCCCTGCAGTCCATCACGCTGAACAACAGCGCCGTGATCCAGGGCCGTGCCCTGGCGCGCAATGGCGCGGTCACGATGGACAACAACACCATTACGAGGCCGGACTGCGCCGTTGGTCCGCCCGGACCGAGCGGACCTCCCGGACCCAGTGGACCTCCCGGACCGACCGGCAGCCCCGGCCCGACCGGCAGCCCCGGCCCGACCGGTGCCCCCGGCCCGACCGGCAGCCCCGGCCCGACCGGTGCCCCGGGCCCGACCGGCAGCCCCGGCGCCCCCGGCGCACCTGGCGCACCCGGCGCACCCGGCGCACCTGGCGCACCCGGCGCTCCCGGTAACCCCGGCGCCCCTGGCGCACCCGGCGCACCTGGTAACCCCGGGGCACCCGGCGCCCCTGGTGCCCCTGGTCCCGACGGCGCCCCTGGTGCCCCCGGAGCCCCTGGCGCTCCCGGCGCTCCCGGCCCGACCGGCGCTCCTGGCCCGACCGGCAGCCCCGGCGCCCCTGGTGCCCCTGGTCCCGACGGCGCCCCTGGTGCCCCCGGAGCCCCTGGCGCTCCCGGCGCTCCCGGCCCGACCGGCGCTCCTGGCCCGACCGGCAGCCCCGGCGCGCCCGGTGCCCCCGGCGCACCTGGTGCCCCCGGCAGCCCCGGCGCTCCTGGCCCGACCGGCAGCCCCGGCGCGCCCGGCGCCCCCGGCGCACCTGGTGCCCCCGGCAGCCCCGGCGCCCCCGGCCCGACCGGCAGCCCCGGCGCGCCCGGCGCCCCCGGCCCGACCGGACCCGCAGGACCCACAGGACCTGTCGGACCCACCGGACCCGCAGGACCCAAGGGGCCTCGCGGAGACAAGGGCGAGAAGGGGCACCATGGCCACGACAAGGACGAACACGGCAACCACGACCACGACAAGGACGAGCACGGCAAGGACGAGCACGGCGACCACGACCACGACCAGGACGAGGGCGAGGGCGACAACGGTCAGGGTGACCACGACGAGGGCAAGCCGCCGTGGGCCAACTTCCTTCCGAACGGCCAAGCCGAGGCTCCCGGCCACGCTGGTCCCGGCCACGCGGCCAAGAGCGTCAACTTCGCCCACGTGAGCGCCGCCACCAGCCAGCAGCCGGCGGGGGCCGGATCAAGCAGCGGGACCGGCATCACGGCCGCCTCCGCGGCAGCGCTGGCATTCGTCGGAGGCTCGGTCGTCTTCACCAGGAGGAGGATGCGGCGAGGTACGACAACGCGACAGGAGTAG
- a CDS encoding DUF1772 domain-containing protein — MRIRLLQGLAVLATGLLAGAFGYGAANLVPTFNAVPLDMRLSFHAELMKMNGITMQAAMAASTLSSLALATLTRGRARLISGTAGLLTLASFLITRLGNVPINGRIKEWALTSAPVDHAEILRRWELFNDLRTLTALIAFALLITLSLKPIAGAIPGAGGPAGGGNPQSIRALAPP, encoded by the coding sequence ATGCGCATCCGACTCCTCCAGGGGCTCGCCGTGCTCGCCACCGGGCTGCTCGCCGGCGCATTCGGCTACGGCGCGGCCAACCTCGTCCCCACCTTCAACGCAGTACCGCTCGACATGCGGCTGTCGTTCCACGCCGAGCTGATGAAGATGAACGGCATCACCATGCAGGCCGCGATGGCCGCGTCGACACTGAGCTCCCTCGCTCTCGCGACCCTGACACGCGGCCGCGCCCGGCTGATCTCGGGTACGGCAGGTCTGCTGACCCTCGCTTCGTTCCTGATAACCCGGCTCGGCAATGTGCCGATCAACGGCCGGATCAAGGAATGGGCGCTCACCTCGGCACCGGTCGATCACGCGGAGATCCTGCGGCGCTGGGAACTCTTCAACGACCTGCGCACGCTCACCGCCCTCATTGCGTTCGCTCTGCTCATCACCCTCTCTCTGAAACCGATTGCGGGAGCAATTCCAGGCGCCGGCGGCCCTGCCGGCGGCGGAAACCCGCAGTCGATCCGCGCCCTTGCGCCTCCGTGA
- a CDS encoding maleylpyruvate isomerase family mycothiol-dependent enzyme yields MGNKTHRRPAADIKAAIAAERRELAAVLDGLSAEEWDAPSLCGGWRVREVAAHMTMGFRYSLPKMARELIRARGSLHRMTDLCAHKDAAAHSTRELAAFLGDNADHPWKPPVGGIEAALGHDVVHGLDITVALGLDRRVPEDRVRILLECVDARTLTFFGADLGGIELRADDLDWSFGTGTPLSGAAQDLLLLAYGRRLPPGHLRGEPRDRFVAARVA; encoded by the coding sequence ATGGGGAACAAGACGCACCGGAGACCAGCGGCAGACATCAAAGCCGCGATCGCAGCCGAACGCCGAGAGCTGGCGGCCGTGCTCGACGGCTTGTCGGCCGAGGAGTGGGACGCTCCGAGCCTGTGCGGGGGTTGGCGGGTACGGGAGGTCGCGGCCCACATGACGATGGGGTTCCGGTACTCGCTCCCCAAGATGGCGCGGGAACTGATCAGGGCGCGAGGCAGCCTCCACCGGATGACCGACCTCTGTGCCCACAAGGACGCGGCCGCCCATTCGACACGCGAGCTCGCCGCATTCCTCGGCGACAACGCGGATCACCCCTGGAAGCCGCCGGTCGGCGGGATCGAGGCGGCCTTGGGCCATGACGTGGTCCACGGCCTGGACATTACGGTCGCGCTGGGCCTCGACCGCCGGGTTCCCGAGGACCGCGTACGCATCCTCCTGGAGTGCGTCGACGCCAGGACCCTCACGTTCTTCGGAGCCGACCTGGGCGGCATCGAACTCCGCGCCGACGACCTCGACTGGTCCTTCGGTACTGGAACGCCACTTTCCGGTGCCGCACAGGATCTCCTCCTGCTCGCCTACGGCCGACGGCTCCCGCCGGGGCACCTCCGCGGCGAACCGCGTGACCGCTTCGTCGCCGCGCGGGTGGCGTGA
- a CDS encoding LysR family transcriptional regulator, translating into MDIRQLRYFVTVAEEANFTRAAARLHLAQPGVSAQVRQLEKELGHPLLDRSGRSVTLTEVGEAVLPYARAALSAVEAVRQTADEFTGLLRGHVTLGLVSGAAAAAHEFDLAAVLAGFHEDHPQVEIALTEDASERMLTALNRGELDIAVIGLAHEEPPPGISVQVLVDEPLVAAVAPDDPALTPPDRTSIPLAELRDRPLISLPRGTGIRGVLDRASAQAGFRPRIAFEAAALPFLAQLAARGLGVAVVPALPVGAAAALGLRTLQITEPLLRARVALAWRTDGPSSPAATVFLDLLRTTLTAPGAASRSPT; encoded by the coding sequence ATGGACATCCGGCAGCTGCGGTACTTCGTCACGGTCGCGGAGGAAGCCAACTTCACCCGCGCCGCCGCCCGTCTGCACCTGGCGCAGCCGGGTGTGAGCGCCCAAGTCCGCCAGCTCGAAAAGGAACTCGGGCACCCGCTGCTCGACCGCTCCGGCCGGTCGGTGACCCTGACGGAGGTGGGCGAGGCTGTACTGCCGTACGCGCGGGCCGCGCTCTCCGCCGTCGAAGCGGTACGGCAGACCGCTGACGAGTTCACCGGATTGCTGCGCGGTCACGTCACCCTCGGCCTCGTCTCGGGCGCAGCCGCGGCAGCCCATGAGTTCGACCTGGCCGCCGTACTGGCAGGCTTCCACGAGGACCACCCCCAGGTCGAGATCGCCCTGACGGAGGACGCCTCGGAGCGGATGCTCACTGCACTGAATCGTGGGGAGCTCGACATCGCCGTGATCGGACTCGCGCACGAGGAACCGCCACCGGGCATCTCCGTCCAGGTCCTGGTCGACGAACCTCTGGTCGCAGCCGTCGCCCCGGACGACCCCGCCCTCACGCCCCCGGACCGCACGAGCATTCCGTTGGCCGAACTCCGCGATCGCCCGCTGATCAGCCTGCCGCGTGGCACGGGTATCCGTGGAGTACTCGACCGTGCGTCGGCGCAGGCCGGGTTCCGGCCCCGTATCGCCTTCGAGGCAGCCGCTCTGCCGTTCCTCGCACAGCTCGCCGCCCGCGGCCTCGGCGTGGCGGTGGTTCCCGCTCTCCCTGTCGGCGCGGCGGCAGCCCTCGGGCTGCGGACGCTGCAGATCACCGAGCCGCTGCTACGCGCCCGGGTCGCTCTGGCCTGGCGGACGGACGGCCCCTCCAGCCCCGCGGCCACCGTCTTCCTGGACCTGCTGCGCACAACCCTCACAGCGCCGGGTGCGGCGTCTCGGAGCCCAACCTGA
- a CDS encoding alpha/beta fold hydrolase, whose amino-acid sequence MPENTARVRRDVGRYINDTLRDRYFAAADVLYAMGAPVRSETDVETSFGTTHVYRYGPSDPAAESRTPIVLIHGAGYSSAMWYPNTPGLSLDRPVYALDTPGDANRSVHREPMWQPERAAQWMDEALDALGLDRVHLVGSSYGGWLVLNQAHRRPGRLASVTALDPGGLEKVGLRFFAWVFVSLFATFAPKALRPRLAKWLDQPVIAVPEMRKWIHLGARAYRIRRPAPLPLAEDALRSIRTPLYVIMGKHSLLVHPKRQLERVPRLVPGARAEIITATGHGPQIDHPDVVNARMLSFMEDADSLDPAAVEA is encoded by the coding sequence GTGCCCGAGAACACCGCCCGCGTACGCCGCGATGTCGGCCGCTACATCAACGACACTCTGCGCGACCGCTACTTCGCCGCCGCGGACGTGCTCTACGCGATGGGGGCACCCGTCCGCTCCGAGACGGATGTGGAGACCAGCTTCGGCACCACCCACGTCTACCGGTACGGGCCTTCGGACCCCGCCGCCGAGTCCCGGACCCCGATCGTCCTGATCCATGGCGCGGGCTACAGCTCGGCCATGTGGTACCCCAACACCCCCGGTCTCAGCCTCGACCGCCCCGTCTACGCGCTCGACACGCCGGGCGACGCGAACCGCAGCGTCCACCGCGAGCCCATGTGGCAGCCCGAGCGCGCCGCCCAGTGGATGGACGAGGCCCTCGACGCCCTCGGCCTCGACCGGGTCCACCTGGTCGGCTCCTCTTACGGCGGCTGGCTGGTGCTCAACCAGGCCCACCGCCGACCCGGGCGGCTCGCCTCCGTCACCGCCCTCGACCCCGGCGGGCTGGAGAAGGTCGGCCTGCGCTTCTTCGCCTGGGTCTTCGTGAGCCTGTTCGCCACCTTCGCCCCCAAGGCGCTGCGCCCCCGGCTCGCCAAGTGGCTGGACCAGCCGGTCATAGCCGTCCCCGAGATGCGCAAGTGGATCCACCTCGGCGCCCGCGCGTACCGGATCCGCCGCCCCGCACCCCTGCCGCTGGCCGAGGACGCGCTGCGGTCCATCCGGACCCCGCTCTACGTCATCATGGGCAAGCACAGCCTGCTCGTACACCCCAAGCGGCAGCTGGAGCGCGTACCGCGCCTCGTTCCCGGAGCCCGCGCCGAGATCATCACCGCGACCGGCCACGGACCGCAGATCGACCACCCGGACGTGGTCAACGCCCGGATGCTGTCCTTCATGGAGGACGCCGATTCCCTCGACCCTGCTGCGGTCGAGGCATAG
- a CDS encoding TetR/AcrR family transcriptional regulator → MPKRVDHEERRAQIAEALIQVAGRRGLHAVGMRDVAAEAGVSLRLVQYYFETKEKLLFYGLRHLTDRFTARVGARLAAVGPDPGPRATVEALLLASLPTDEESRTFHLLYSSYAILSVTDEALAAQPFIDNPDAAENALTGLLEQAQEAGLADPDADARTEAISLLAMAATMGTSILVGQRSPESAIAVLHHHLDRIFSTAGTLTNGGPI, encoded by the coding sequence ATGCCGAAGCGTGTGGATCACGAGGAGCGGCGCGCCCAGATCGCCGAGGCGCTCATCCAGGTCGCGGGGCGGCGCGGGCTGCATGCGGTCGGCATGCGGGACGTGGCCGCGGAGGCCGGTGTGTCGCTCCGGCTCGTGCAGTACTACTTCGAGACCAAGGAAAAGCTGCTCTTCTACGGCCTCCGACACCTGACCGACCGCTTCACCGCGAGGGTGGGCGCCCGACTGGCCGCTGTCGGCCCGGACCCGGGCCCGCGCGCCACGGTGGAGGCGCTGCTGCTGGCCTCGCTGCCGACCGATGAGGAGAGCCGCACGTTCCACCTGCTGTACAGCTCGTACGCCATTCTGTCTGTGACCGACGAGGCGCTGGCCGCCCAGCCCTTCATCGACAACCCCGACGCCGCGGAGAACGCTCTGACCGGACTTCTCGAACAGGCACAGGAGGCCGGCCTGGCCGACCCGGACGCCGACGCGCGCACGGAGGCGATCAGTCTGCTCGCGATGGCGGCGACCATGGGTACCAGCATCCTCGTGGGTCAGCGGAGCCCGGAGTCGGCGATCGCGGTGCTCCATCACCACCTGGATCGGATTTTCTCGACCGCCGGGACGTTGACGAACGGAGGCCCAATCTGA
- the dcd gene encoding dCTP deaminase — protein sequence MLLSDKDIRAEIDSGRVRIDPFDESMVQPSSIDVRLDRFFRVFENHRYAHIDPAIEQTDLTRLVEPEGDEAFILHPGEFVLASTYEVISLPDDIASRLEGKSSLGRLGLVTHSTAGFIDPGFSGHVTLELSNLATLPIKLWPGMKIGQLCMFRLSSPAEFPYGSDRYGSRYQGQRGPTASRSFQNFHRTQVRHEA from the coding sequence GTGCTTCTCTCCGACAAAGACATCCGGGCCGAGATCGACAGCGGACGGGTTCGCATTGACCCGTTCGACGAGTCGATGGTGCAGCCCTCCAGCATCGACGTGCGTCTCGACCGGTTCTTCCGGGTGTTCGAGAACCACCGCTACGCGCACATCGACCCCGCGATCGAGCAGACGGATCTGACCCGGCTGGTCGAGCCCGAAGGGGACGAGGCCTTCATCCTGCATCCGGGCGAGTTCGTGCTGGCCTCGACGTACGAGGTCATCTCGCTGCCCGACGACATCGCCTCCAGACTGGAGGGGAAGTCCAGCCTCGGCCGGCTGGGACTGGTGACGCATTCGACCGCGGGCTTCATCGACCCGGGCTTCTCCGGGCACGTGACGCTGGAGCTGTCGAACCTCGCCACGCTCCCGATCAAGCTCTGGCCGGGCATGAAGATCGGGCAGCTGTGCATGTTCCGTCTCAGCTCGCCCGCGGAGTTCCCGTACGGCAGTGACCGCTACGGGTCCAGGTACCAGGGCCAGCGCGGGCCGACCGCCTCGCGGTCCTTCCAGAACTTCCACCGCACCCAGGTGAGGCACGAGGCATGA
- a CDS encoding phosphoribosyltransferase, whose product MSAVRENLTYEGFGNAVRELAQTIADDGYEPDIILSIARGGVFVAGGLAYALDCKNIHLVNVEFYTGVGTTLEMPVMLAPVPEAIDFTDKKVLIADDVADTGKTLKLVHDFCLGHVAEVRSAVVYEKSHSLVKCEYVWKKTDEWINFPWSVEPPVVKREGQVLDA is encoded by the coding sequence ATGAGCGCAGTACGGGAGAACCTGACCTACGAGGGGTTCGGCAACGCCGTCCGCGAGCTGGCGCAGACCATCGCCGACGATGGCTACGAGCCGGACATCATCCTCAGCATCGCCCGCGGCGGGGTGTTCGTGGCCGGCGGTCTGGCGTACGCGCTCGACTGCAAGAACATCCACCTCGTGAACGTGGAGTTCTACACGGGCGTGGGTACGACCCTCGAAATGCCGGTCATGCTGGCGCCGGTGCCCGAGGCGATCGACTTCACCGACAAGAAGGTGCTGATCGCCGACGACGTCGCCGACACCGGCAAGACGCTCAAGCTGGTCCACGACTTCTGCCTCGGCCACGTCGCCGAGGTGCGGTCCGCGGTCGTCTACGAGAAGTCGCACTCCCTCGTGAAGTGCGAGTACGTGTGGAAGAAGACCGACGAGTGGATCAACTTCCCGTGGTCGGTCGAGCCGCCCGTGGTCAAGCGCGAGGGCCAGGTCCTCGACGCGTGA
- a CDS encoding YIP1 family protein has protein sequence MAGFRIGRGRDNNRPPQQPPHAPRQQPYGQQQAPQAPQPPYGHQPYPNAGPPPQQHWPQHGGSGGHDEPEYFDPYGRPQHAQQPPQGQYAAPHEPSYANDPGHTQAFSVGEDPYGNGATYQAGVAPAAPAGPRLPWKELLRGIVLRPGPTFFQMRDYAVWGPALTVTFLYGLLAVFGFDKAREDAIKATLTQAVPIALSTGVAFVICGLILGGVTHTLARQLGGDGAWQPTVGLSMLVMSLTDAPRLLFAIFLGGDNMLVQILGWATWVAAGALFTSLISKSHDLPWQKALGASAIQLVALLSIIKLGTL, from the coding sequence GTGGCTGGATTCAGGATCGGACGGGGCCGGGACAACAACCGCCCCCCGCAACAACCCCCGCACGCCCCTCGGCAGCAGCCGTACGGTCAGCAGCAGGCGCCACAGGCGCCGCAGCCGCCGTACGGCCACCAGCCGTACCCGAACGCCGGCCCGCCCCCGCAGCAGCACTGGCCGCAGCACGGCGGCTCAGGGGGCCACGACGAGCCCGAGTACTTCGACCCGTACGGCCGCCCGCAGCACGCGCAGCAGCCGCCGCAGGGCCAGTACGCGGCCCCGCACGAGCCCTCGTACGCGAACGACCCGGGTCACACCCAGGCCTTCTCCGTCGGCGAGGACCCGTACGGCAACGGCGCGACGTACCAGGCGGGCGTCGCCCCGGCCGCGCCCGCCGGACCGCGGCTGCCGTGGAAGGAACTGCTGCGCGGCATCGTCCTGCGCCCGGGGCCGACCTTCTTCCAGATGCGTGACTACGCCGTCTGGGGCCCGGCGCTGACCGTCACCTTCCTCTACGGCCTGCTCGCGGTCTTCGGCTTCGACAAGGCCCGTGAGGACGCGATCAAGGCGACCCTCACCCAGGCGGTCCCGATCGCCCTCAGCACCGGCGTGGCCTTCGTCATCTGCGGGCTGATCCTGGGCGGGGTCACCCACACCCTGGCCCGCCAGCTGGGCGGCGACGGCGCGTGGCAGCCGACGGTCGGCCTGTCGATGCTGGTCATGTCCCTCACGGACGCGCCGCGCCTGCTGTTCGCGATCTTCCTGGGCGGCGACAACATGCTCGTCCAGATCCTCGGCTGGGCCACCTGGGTGGCCGCCGGCGCCCTCTTCACCTCACTGATCAGCAAGTCGCACGACCTGCCGTGGCAGAAGGCGCTCGGCGCCTCCGCCATCCAGCTGGTCGCCCTGCTGTCGATCATCAAGCTCGGGACCCTCTAG
- a CDS encoding heterodisulfide reductase-related iron-sulfur binding cluster has translation MQLAAIIVSLVLTVVGVALISRAVAQIYRFVKLGQPVPSGSRTDDPTARSITLAKEFVGHTRMNRWGVIGVAHWFVAVGFLTLGLTIVTAYGQLFKADWVLPIIGGWLPYELYTEFIALFTTLGIVTLIGIRLANLPSRAGRKSRFAGSKAGQAYFVEYVILTIGLAIMTLRGLEGAIHGVDHYEAAYWASYPLVAAFNGLSYAALQNLIYLTAMIKLGTTMGWAITVGLNTNMGVAWHRFLAFPNIWFKRNADGATALGALQPMTSGGKEIDFEEPGEDDVFGVSQVEQFSWKGILDFSTCTECGRCQSQCPAWNTGKPLSPKLLIMSLRDHAHAKAPYLLAGGGKDMEGNEKATPEQLKDVPAAALAEAERPLIGTAEENGVIDPDVLWSCTTCGACVEQCPVDIEHIDHIVDMRRYQVMIESAFPSEAGTMLKNLEKKGNPWGLAKKQRVEWTKEVDFEVPIIGKDAEDLSEFDYLYWVGCAGALEDRAKKTTKAFAELLNIAGVKFAIMGGDEKCTGDSPRRLGNEPLFQQLGQENVAMLNMAFGEDDEDPSTRKPKSAKRIVSTCPHCFNTIANEYPQLGGEYEVIHHTQLLQHLIDEGRLTPVTPVDGLITYHDPCYLGRHNKVYTPPREIMSAVPGLRQQEMHRHKERGFCCGAGGARMWMEERIGKRINNERVDEALSLNPDIVSTACPFCLVMLTDSVNGKKNDGQAKESVQVVDVAQLLLESVKAPEPTEAELAAAAAQAEEEAAAAKAKAEAEAKAKADAEAAAKAKAEAEAKAKADAEAAAKAKAEAEAEAAAAKTAADVDAEPEAETKAEADADADADKSEAQAETEADAPAKDESQPESKPEDEAKDEAKDDEVKDGAAGAK, from the coding sequence ATGCAACTCGCCGCGATCATCGTGTCGCTGGTACTGACCGTGGTCGGCGTTGCGCTCATCTCCCGAGCCGTCGCGCAGATCTACCGCTTCGTCAAGCTCGGCCAGCCGGTGCCCTCGGGCAGCCGCACCGACGACCCGACGGCCCGGAGCATCACGCTCGCCAAGGAGTTCGTCGGCCACACCAGGATGAACCGCTGGGGCGTCATCGGCGTCGCGCACTGGTTCGTCGCCGTGGGCTTCCTGACCCTCGGCCTGACGATCGTGACGGCGTACGGCCAGCTCTTCAAGGCCGACTGGGTGCTGCCGATCATCGGTGGCTGGCTCCCGTACGAGCTCTACACCGAGTTCATCGCGCTGTTCACGACCCTCGGCATCGTGACCCTGATCGGGATCCGGCTCGCGAACCTGCCCTCCCGGGCGGGCCGCAAGTCGCGCTTCGCGGGCTCCAAGGCCGGGCAGGCGTACTTCGTCGAGTACGTCATCCTCACCATCGGCCTGGCGATCATGACCCTGCGCGGCCTGGAAGGCGCCATCCACGGCGTCGACCACTACGAAGCCGCGTACTGGGCCTCGTACCCGCTGGTCGCCGCGTTCAACGGGCTCAGCTACGCCGCCCTGCAGAACCTGATCTACCTGACCGCCATGATCAAGCTCGGCACCACCATGGGCTGGGCGATCACGGTCGGCCTCAACACCAACATGGGTGTCGCCTGGCACCGCTTCCTCGCCTTCCCGAACATCTGGTTCAAGCGCAACGCCGACGGCGCCACCGCGCTCGGCGCGCTCCAGCCGATGACGAGCGGCGGCAAGGAGATCGACTTCGAGGAGCCGGGCGAGGACGACGTCTTCGGCGTCTCCCAGGTCGAGCAGTTCTCCTGGAAGGGCATCCTCGACTTCTCCACCTGCACCGAGTGCGGCCGCTGCCAGTCGCAGTGCCCGGCCTGGAACACGGGCAAGCCCCTGTCCCCGAAGCTCCTGATCATGTCCCTGCGCGACCACGCGCACGCCAAGGCCCCGTACCTGCTGGCCGGCGGCGGCAAGGACATGGAGGGCAACGAGAAGGCCACGCCCGAGCAGCTCAAGGACGTCCCCGCCGCCGCCCTGGCCGAGGCCGAGCGCCCCCTCATCGGCACCGCCGAGGAGAACGGCGTCATCGACCCGGACGTGCTGTGGTCCTGCACCACCTGCGGTGCGTGCGTGGAACAGTGCCCCGTCGACATCGAGCACATCGACCACATCGTCGACATGCGCCGCTACCAGGTGATGATCGAGAGCGCGTTCCCGTCGGAGGCGGGCACGATGCTCAAGAACCTGGAGAAGAAGGGCAACCCCTGGGGTCTGGCCAAGAAGCAGCGCGTGGAGTGGACGAAGGAGGTCGACTTCGAGGTCCCGATCATCGGGAAGGACGCGGAGGACCTCTCCGAGTTCGACTACCTCTACTGGGTCGGCTGCGCGGGCGCGCTGGAGGACCGGGCCAAGAAGACCACGAAGGCCTTCGCGGAGCTCCTGAACATCGCGGGCGTCAAGTTCGCGATCATGGGCGGCGACGAGAAGTGCACCGGTGACTCGCCGCGCCGCCTGGGCAACGAGCCGCTGTTCCAGCAGCTGGGCCAGGAGAACGTGGCCATGCTGAACATGGCGTTCGGTGAAGACGATGAAGATCCTTCGACCCGTAAGCCGAAGTCGGCGAAGCGGATCGTCTCGACCTGCCCGCACTGCTTCAACACCATCGCGAACGAGTACCCGCAGCTGGGCGGCGAGTACGAGGTCATCCACCACACGCAGCTGCTGCAGCACCTGATCGACGAGGGCCGCCTCACGCCGGTCACCCCGGTCGACGGCCTGATCACCTACCACGACCCCTGCTACCTGGGCCGGCACAACAAGGTCTACACGCCGCCGCGCGAGATCATGTCCGCCGTGCCGGGCCTGCGCCAGCAGGAGATGCACCGCCACAAGGAGCGGGGCTTCTGCTGCGGCGCGGGCGGCGCGCGGATGTGGATGGAAGAGCGCATCGGCAAGCGCATCAACAACGAGCGCGTCGACGAGGCCCTGTCCCTGAACCCGGACATCGTCTCCACCGCGTGCCCGTTCTGCCTGGTCATGCTGACGGACTCGGTCAACGGCAAGAAGAACGACGGCCAGGCCAAGGAATCCGTCCAGGTCGTCGACGTCGCCCAGCTCCTGCTGGAGTCGGTCAAGGCCCCGGAGCCGACGGAGGCCGAACTGGCCGCCGCCGCCGCGCAGGCCGAGGAGGAGGCCGCCGCCGCCAAGGCGAAGGCCGAGGCGGAAGCGAAGGCCAAGGCCGACGCGGAGGCTGCCGCCAAGGCGAAGGCCGAAGCGGAAGCGAAGGCCAAGGCCGACGCGGAAGCCGCCGCCAAGGCGAAGGCCGAAGCGGAGGCCGAGGCCGCCGCGGCGAAGACGGCAGCTGACGTCGACGCGGAGCCCGAGGCCGAGACGAAGGCCGAAGCCGACGCGGACGCGGACGCCGACAAGTCGGAGGCTCAGGCCGAAACCGAAGCCGATGCTCCGGCCAAGGACGAGTCCCAGCCCGAGTCCAAGCCCGAGGACGAGGCCAAGGACGAGGCCAAGGACGACGAGGTCAAGGACGGGGCCGCGGGCGCCAAGTAG